One Prionailurus bengalensis isolate Pbe53 chromosome D3, Fcat_Pben_1.1_paternal_pri, whole genome shotgun sequence genomic region harbors:
- the PLBD2 gene encoding putative phospholipase B-like 2, with the protein MVAPMYGSPGGRLARALTRALALALVLALLVGLFLSGLTGAIPISGRQWGPDGPVPPASRSRSVLLDAETGQLRLVDGRHPDAVAWANLTNAIRETGWAFLELRTNGRYNDSLQAYAAGVVEAAVSEELIYMHWVNTVVNYCGPFEYEVGYCEKLKNFLETNLEWMQEQMQRNKGSAYWHQVRLTLLQLKGLEDSYESSVTFPTGRFTIKPLGFLLLQLAGDLGDLEPALNKTKSKHVMGSGSCSALIKLLPGQSDLLIAHNTWSSYQNMLRIIKKYWFQFREDPQANSPLAPGNKLVFSSYPGTLFSCDDFYIVGSGLVTLETTIGNRNPALWKYVQPKDSVLEWVRNVVANRLALDGDAWADIFQKFNSGTYNNQWMIVDYKAFVPGGPSPRSRVLTVLEQIPGMVVVADKTSELYQKTYWASYNIPYFESVFNASGMQALVAQYGDWFSYDRSPRAQIFRRNQSLVHDLDSMIRLMRYNDFLHDPLSLCKACSPQANAENAISARSDLNPANGSYPFQALQQRSHGGIDVKVTSMALAKAFQLVAASGPTWDQLPPFQWSASPFSGLLHMGQPDLWKFSPIEVRWD; encoded by the exons ATGGTGGCCCCGATGTACGGCTCCCCCGGCGGCCGCCTGGCCCGGGCGCTGACGCGGGCCCTGGCGCTGGCCCTGGTGCTGGCCCTGCTGGTCGGGCTGTTCCTGAGCGGCCTGACGGGCGCGATCCCGATCTCGGGGCGCCAGTGGGGGCCCGACGGGCCGGTCCCACCCGCCTCCCGCAGCCGCTCGGTGCTCCTGGACGCCGAGACCGGCCAGCTCCGACTGGTGGATGGCCGCCACCCTGACGCCGTGGCCTGGGCCAACCTCACCAACGCCATCCGCGAGACCGG ATGGGCCTTTCTGGAGCTGCGGACGAACGGCCGCTATAACGACAGCCTGCAGGCCTACGCGGCGGGCGTGGTGGAGGCCGCCGTGTCTGAGGAG CTCATCTATATGCACTGGGTGAACACGGTGGTGAATTACTGTGGCCCCTTCGAGTACGAGGTCGGTTACTGCGAGAAGCTCAAGAACTTCCTGGAGACCAACCTGGAGTGGATGCAGGAGCAGATGCAGCGGAACAAGGGCTCTGCTTATTGGCATCAG gtGCGGCTGACCCTCCTGCAGCTGAAGGGTCTGGAGGACAGCTATGAAAGCAGTGTGACCTTTCCGACTGGGAGGTTCACCATCAAACCCTTGGGGTTCCT CCTGTTGCAGCTTGCTGGGGACCTGGGAGACCTAGAGCCAGCCCTGAACAAGACCAAGAGCAAGCACGTCATGGGCTCTGGTTCGTGCTCCGCCCTCATCAAGCTGTTGCCTGGCCAGAGTGACCTCCTGATCGCCCACAACACCTGGAGCTCCTACCAGAACATGCTGCGCATCATCAAGAAGTATTGGTTCCAGTTCCGGGAAGACCCCCAAG cGAATTCTCCACTGGCTCCTGGCAACAAGCTGGTCTTCTCATCCTACCCTGGCACCCTCTTCTCCTGTGACGACTTCTACATCGTGGGCAGCGGGCTG GTGACACTGGAGACCACCATCGGCAACAGGAACCCGGCCCTGTGGAAGTACGTGCAGCCCAAGGACTCTGTGCTGGAGTGGGTCCGCAATGTCGTGGCCAACCGCCTGGCCCTGGACGGGGACGCCTGGGCGGACATCTTCCAGAAGTTCAACAGTGGCAC GTACAACAACCAGTGGATGATCGTGGACTACAAGGCGTTTGTCCCCGGCGGGCCCAGCCCTCGGAGCAGGGTGCTCACCGTCCTGGAGCAGATCCC GGGCATGGTGGTGGTGGCCGATAAGACCTCGGAGCTCTACCAGAAGACCTACTGGGCCAGCTACAACATCCC GTACTTTGAGAGCGTGTTCAACGCCAGCGGGATGCAGGCCCTCGTAGCCCAGTACGGGGACTGGTTCTCCTATGACAGGAGCCCCCGGGCCCAGATCTTCAGGCGGAACCAGTCGCTGGTGCACGACTTGGACTCCATGATCCGGCTTATGCG GTACAACGACTTCCTGCACGACCCACTGTCACTGTGCAAAGCGTGCAGCCCGCAGGCCAACGCAGAGAACGCCATCTCGGCCCGCTCCGACCTGAACCCGGCCAACGGCTCCTACCCTTTCCAGGCCCTGCAGCAGCGCTCCCACGGGGGCATAGATGTGAAG GTGACCAGCATGGCCCTGGCCAAGGCCTTTCAGCTTGTGGCGGCCAGTGGCCCCACGTGGGACCAGCTGCCCCCGTTCCAGTGGAGCGCCTCGCCCTTCAGCGGCCTGCTGCACATGGGCCAGCCCGACCTCTGGAAGTTCTCGCCCATCGAGGTGCGGTGGGACTGA